A region of the Arachis hypogaea cultivar Tifrunner chromosome 15, arahy.Tifrunner.gnm2.J5K5, whole genome shotgun sequence genome:
ACGTCATTCACTGCCCCTCCATGTCAGCTGGCTCCGTTgctgtttttggcccaaaacGGACGGAAGGGTATAATTGTCTCCCGTTTTAAAACGTGGGGGATCgaaatgtattttccaatcttGAAGGACGAAAATGTCCCCATTTTAAAAGGTCAAAGACCTATTTGTTTTTTagtcaaataataaattttattgtctTACTAGAAACAACATATAATACTCAAAACAAAAGTAGCACAATATAATGTTTATAGGAATCGGGTACTCTTTAAAGTTTAAATACCATCCATAGTTTTAAAAACGGAATCAGATCTACGATTAATTTTGGTTAACCGAAAATCAATCTAATTAATTCGGTTGAAATAAAAAAGCATCAGATAAAAATCGATGAAAAAACCAGTTAAACCGATTGATTAATTGGTGAATTATTTGAACCGAGCaggttttttttaacattttcggtttttaataaaaaaaaaaaaaaaaaaaaaaaaaaaaaaaaacagaaaacccCCCTTCTTCCTCTGTCTCACAGAACCCTAACCTAAACTAAACCCTATCAGAGGCTCAGAGTTGCAGCCACCACTATCGCCGCCGGCGGTGACAGCCAGCGGTTGCCGTCGTCGCTCTCGAAGGTCTGCTCGTGCTCGGAGCTGTTGGCCTCGCCGTCTTTGTCCTTGTCGTCATATCAGACTCATCATCAACAAAAGTTCAAAACTCATTACCCAGCCCCCACCATCGCCGAAGGCAGCAGCCCCCACCATCGCCGAACTCCTCTCCTCGGCCGTGGGTACCGTCGCCGCCGGCATTGTGACAAGTATAGGGTGTCATCTCGCCGCCGAACGTCTCTGCCACTCACCCTCTTCTCGCCGTGAAACCTTTGCTCGGAGATCTTCTCTTGCCGTCGCGAACAGTTCCTGCTCGGCCGTATTCTCCTCGTCGTCGCGAACTCTGCGCCCAGCGTCACTGTCTTCAAGCTCTCTGTTACCGCCATGTTCCTCCGAGCTCACACTCTCTTGGAGATCACTCTGTCACCGCCGTTCCTCCCTCGCCGCCATGAGGATGATGGCTCTGATTTGGTTGGTTGTGCTCGCTCCAGTCAGGTATATGCCCTTATTTCTTAGCTCACATGCTCTGATCTGttattaatattctattttgGTTTGCCTGATTGGTAATGCTTCTTCATAATTGCATTTGCACGTGTTTATGTTTGTTACCGAATATGTTGATTTACCGAATTTCTGGAGTTTGAGTTTCAATTCAGTTCTGGTATGATAGGATACAGAAATTAATTAACATATTGGGAATTAGTGCGGCCTAAGAAAACCATGTCTGAGTTATTTGAAGTAATTAATTCTTTGGTGAATGGAGTCTCAATTGTGGCCTCGTATATATGACTATTAAGAGAGGTGAAATAGTTCCGATGCTATGCAATTCGATTTGGTTGAGAAttgtgttttaaaatttaaacctttCTTCTCGATTGTGGCTTCGTATATGActattatgtttgtttcttttgttgTGGATTAGGTGTATGTTGACTTTGAAGTTTGTGGTGGGGCAATGAGATTGAGTTCTTGTTGTTTATAATGGGACTCCATACCAGACTCGAGAGCAAGCTTAGGAGAGGTGTTGATATTATTGTTGGCACTCCAGGTCTCGTGAAGGTATTGCCTTTATAATATTTGGTTTCATGTAATGGTTTTTCTTTTGCAATATGATTAATACCTATtgggttttgatttttttttatatttaattaaactggtTTAACTACGATTTAACTTCGATTAGACCATTAAACCAGTCAGTCGATCTATTTATTGACTGGTTcagttctcgcaaccttgctAAATAGTAAATACACATATTTGTAACTTTGTATTATTGGGTTTGGATGTATATGTCCCCGCCAACAAAATTTTGTTAAGAGTAAAATATACTGTGTCGTTTTTAAGatacttcaaaaatatttttgacttttaatttgattctATTTGCTTGCATTTCATCTAGGCGATTGTTAGAACAGGTAAATGAACAAGGCATGTTGTTGTGCAACAGAGGCTCTTGCACTCTCTGCGCTCCAAAAATGCAGCACCGTCACCTCACTCAGAGAGGCGCGTCAACTTCACGCCCTCAttgtcaccaccaccaccaccctcttAAGCTCCAAATCTCCCTTTCTCTACAACAACATCATCTCTATGTATGCACGATGCGGTTCTCTCAGCGACTCTCACATATTGTTCGACAAAATGCCTCACAAAACGCTTGTTTCTTACAATGCGCTTCTTTCTGCTTATTCTCGGGCCCCGGGCCATGCCGTTTCCGCCCTCAAACTTTATACCCAGATGGGTTTTATGGCCGTCAGGCCCAGCAGCAAGACCTTCACAAGCTTGCTGCAAGCTTCTTCCTTGCTTGAAGATTGGTGGGTTGGGTCTTTGCTTCATGCCCAGGGTATAAAGTTTGGTTTTTTGAGTAATATTTGTGTCCAAACTTCTCTGCTTAATATGTACTCAAATTGCGGGGATTTGGGTTCTGCTGAAATGGTCTTTGGGAACATTGGTGACAGAGACGATGTTGCATGGAATTCTTTGATTATTGGCTATCTGAAGAATAATAAGATCAAGGAAGGTCTTAGTCTTTTTTCTGCAATGCTGAGGGATGGTTTTGTCCCTACCCAGTTCACATATTCTATGATTTTGAGCGCATGTAGTCGTCTGAAGGGTTATCAATATGGGAGATTGATTCATGGCCATCTGATCGTTAGGAACGTCTCATGTGATTTGCATATGCAGAATGCTCTTCTTGACATGTACTGCAATGCTGGCGATACACAAACAGCAGATAAGTTTTTTTGTGGAATGGAAAACCCGGATTTAGTTTCTTGGAATTCGATGATTGCTGGTTATTCTGAGAATGAAGATGGGAAGAAGGCTATGAGTTTGTTTGTCCGGTTGCAGGAATTTTGTTTCCCTAAACCAGATGATTATACCTATGCCGGCATCATATCTGCAACCGGAGCATTTCCATGTTCCAGTTATGGAAAGCCTCTTCATGCTCAGGTTATCAAAGCAGGATTAGAGAGAAGTGTTTTTGTTGGAAGTA
Encoded here:
- the LOC112748787 gene encoding pentatricopeptide repeat-containing protein At3g50420, which encodes MNKACCCATEALALSALQKCSTVTSLREARQLHALIVTTTTTLLSSKSPFLYNNIISMYARCGSLSDSHILFDKMPHKTLVSYNALLSAYSRAPGHAVSALKLYTQMGFMAVRPSSKTFTSLLQASSLLEDWWVGSLLHAQGIKFGFLSNICVQTSLLNMYSNCGDLGSAEMVFGNIGDRDDVAWNSLIIGYLKNNKIKEGLSLFSAMLRDGFVPTQFTYSMILSACSRLKGYQYGRLIHGHLIVRNVSCDLHMQNALLDMYCNAGDTQTADKFFCGMENPDLVSWNSMIAGYSENEDGKKAMSLFVRLQEFCFPKPDDYTYAGIISATGAFPCSSYGKPLHAQVIKAGLERSVFVGSTLVSMYFKNCEIEAAQRVFDSISRKDVVLWTEIIIGYSKTDGMSAIKCFSEMFHKAQGIDDYVLSAVLSACADLAILRQGEMIHCYTVKLGYGVEMSVSGSLIDMYAKNGCLEDAYCVFSHVSDPDLKCRNSMLGGYSRHGMVEEAFKLFEEILEQGLIPDQVTFLSLLSACSHCRLVEQGKFLWNYMNSIALVPGPKHYSCMVSLLSRAALLEEAEEIIIKSPYVEDNLELWRTLLSACVINKNLKVGVHAAEEVLKLDANDGPTLVLLSNLYASAGRWDKVAETRRNMKGLLVEKSTGLSWIEAKNNIHAFSSGDQSHPMADEVQAELYRLKINMVGTEIDEHEAQNAYAT